The Panicum virgatum strain AP13 chromosome 5K, P.virgatum_v5, whole genome shotgun sequence genome has a window encoding:
- the LOC120709480 gene encoding exocyst complex component EXO70A1-like — MKCNFLFVMTIAWPSSDQPPCSRPHDLARSALATEFCNLNIWRLDVVRDHLGISPASIWESVRRSSGGGVGGGSTSDSAASWPSSSGSFTGTSSSSNGAGFNGYLSVLSEDMSVRSDKAFSRMEFVDRKLLSILSDIAGVMIEGGYEQMLRKAIDRHSAQLASYVEILDINNIIGGHKEESKEILLKIWTMAMQIIVGFLSEMQRQLNGQDLGYFDRLKEDYFLAIVKHTVMKLLNAASSICIQGASIDPVCKDIYSTLKPDLSKMLNVVMMYQALNYGMPTILALLSGQTKEFILAEGEGLIHRLSDMFVKLSVEQNDMVRSQCLDIYDTGVHRSTRHIMDHMRMLVQHKTTAYLMLKGDQKAFSQLIVQLISSLEFMLDKNSRGLQLQGQQQMFLLNNVHFMLQEVKIDNDLALILGEGWLLQRHDQLNQFVTGYVDASWTPDLSSLLIEGCYSFQRRTRVPEILWPHQLLDKFTSSFEMVPRVQKTWKVTDPLIRHKVREAIFQKVIPEYRMHMENYSEKKQKSARHSIEQLESQLQELFEG, encoded by the exons ATGAAGTGTAATTTCCTGTTTGTGATGACAATCGCTTGGCCTAGTAGCGATCAACCACCATGTAGCAGGCCCCACGACTTAGCCAGGTCTGCCCTCGCCACGGAGTTCTGTAATCTCAATATCTGGAGGCTTGACGTGGTGAGGGATCATCTTGGCATCTCGCCTGCTTCCATCTGGGAGTCCGTCaggcgcagcagcggcggcggcgtcgggggcgGTTCTACCTCCGACTCGGCAGCCTCATGGCCGAGCTCCTCTGGTTCCTTCACTGGCACTAGTAGCAGCTCAAATGGTGCCGGCTTCAATGGCTACCTCTCGGTTCTAAGTGAGGACATGTCAGTACGAAGTGACAAGGCGTTCTCACGCATGGAATTTGTCGACCGTAAGTTGTTGTCCATCCTAAGCGACATTGCAGGCGTCATGATCGAGGGCGGGTATGAACAGATGCTCCGAAAAGCAATCGATAGACACTCTGCTCAACTTGCCAG TTACGTTGAAATCCTTGACATCAATAACATTATTGGCGGTCATAAGGAAGAATCCAAAGAAATTCTACTGAAGATCTGGACGATGGCGATGCAGATCATCGTTGGTTTTCTCAGTGAGATGCAAAGACAGTTGAATGGACAGGATCTTGGTTACTTCGATAGGCTGAAAGAGGATTATTTCTTAGCAATTGTAAAGCACACTGTCATGAAGTTGCTTAATGCAGCTAGTTCTATCTGCATTCAGGGCGCATCAATTGATCCAGTCTGCAAGGATATCTATTCAACACTTAAGCCTGATCTATCCAAAATGTTAAATGTGGTGATGATGTACCAGGCACTGAATTATGGCATGCCAACAATATTAGCGTTGTTGTCAGGTCAAACTAAAGAGTTCATTCTCGCAGAGGGTGAAGGGCTCATCCACAGATTGTCGGACATGTTTGTCAAGCTATCTGTTGAGCAAAACGATATGGTGAGATCCCAGTGTTTGGACATCTATGACACTGGTGTCCATCGTTCTACAAGGCATATCATGGATCACATGCGAATGCTAGTTCAACACAAGACCACAGCCTATCTAATGTTAAAGGGTGATCAGAAAGCATTTTCTCAGCTGATTGTGCAGCTGATTTCATCTTTGGAGTTCATGTTGGATAAGAACTCCAGAGGTTTGCAACTCCAAGGGCAGCAACAGATGTTCCTTCTGAACAATGTGCACTTCATGCTTCAGGAAGTGAAGATAGATAATGATTTGGCACTGATCCTAGGAGAAGGGTGGTTATTGCAGCGTCATGACCAACTCAACCAGTTCGTTACAGGGTATGTGGATGCTTCATGGACACCAGATTTGTCCT CACTCCTAATTGAGGGGTGTTACAGTTTCCAAAGACGGACCCGGGTCCCGGAGATCTTGTGGCCCCATCAGTTGCTTGACAAGTTCACCTCATCTTTCGAGATGGTCCCCCGTGTGCAAAAGACTTGGAAAGTTACTGATCCTCTGATCCGACATAAGGTGCGGGAGGCAATATTTCAGAAGGTTATCCCAGAGTACCGAATGCATATGGAGAATTACTCGGAGAAGAAGCAAAAGTCTGCGAGGCACAGCATTGAGCAACTGGAGTCACAGCTGCAGGAACTGTTCGAGGGTTGA